Proteins from a genomic interval of Sporolactobacillus sp. Y61:
- a CDS encoding metal-sensitive transcriptional regulator — MEYTAQMKNRLKRIDGQIRGILNMMEQGEDCRSVVTQMTAARTAMDRALGLVIGKNLEACLREQIESGKGSTESIVNEAVQMLVKSR; from the coding sequence ATGGAGTATACAGCGCAAATGAAAAATCGATTGAAACGAATTGATGGTCAGATCCGCGGAATTCTTAACATGATGGAACAAGGTGAAGACTGCCGCAGTGTAGTGACCCAGATGACTGCTGCCCGGACGGCAATGGATCGTGCACTTGGTTTAGTTATTGGAAAGAATCTGGAAGCCTGTCTGCGGGAGCAGATTGAGAGCGGTAAAGGATCAACTGAATCCATCGTAAATGAAGCGGTTCAAATGCTGGTGAAAAGTCGCTAA
- a CDS encoding SDR family oxidoreductase, giving the protein MVRVLILGANGQIARLAEQLLLAETEAQLTLFLRRPNRLTPADARREKVIGGDATDQSALIEAMNGIDVVYANLAGQNIEEQARAVTAAMNKSGVRRLIWISTLGIYDEVPGNFGKWNKQQLGSYLDRYGAAAKVIENSGLDETIIRPAWLTNKDEIDYETTEKSELFKGTEVSRKSVAAFVVRLIQDPSKEVHASVGIDKPHTDGDKPAWF; this is encoded by the coding sequence ATGGTTCGTGTACTTATTTTAGGTGCCAATGGTCAGATTGCCCGACTTGCCGAGCAGCTGCTGCTTGCGGAGACAGAGGCGCAATTAACACTTTTTCTGCGTCGTCCGAATCGACTGACGCCGGCCGATGCCCGCAGAGAAAAAGTCATCGGTGGTGACGCGACTGATCAGAGTGCGCTTATCGAAGCGATGAACGGGATTGATGTGGTCTATGCCAATCTGGCTGGACAGAATATTGAAGAGCAGGCCAGAGCAGTGACCGCCGCCATGAATAAGAGCGGTGTCAGGAGACTCATCTGGATTTCAACGCTCGGTATCTATGATGAGGTTCCGGGCAACTTCGGTAAATGGAACAAACAGCAGCTGGGCAGCTATCTGGATCGCTACGGCGCAGCGGCAAAAGTCATCGAAAACTCAGGTCTGGATGAGACGATCATTCGTCCCGCCTGGCTGACAAATAAAGATGAAATTGACTATGAAACGACCGAGAAGAGTGAGCTGTTCAAGGGGACGGAAGTTTCCAGAAAAAGTGTTGCTGCTTTTGTTGTCCGCCTTATCCAGGATCCTTCAAAAGAAGTGCACGCTTCGGTCGGAATAGATAAACCGCATACCGACGGTGACAAACCCGCCTGGTTTTAA
- the metC gene encoding cystathionine beta-lyase has product MADDYQFPTRIVRDTVRVDPETGAANVPVYLSSTFHQSDFDHFGKYDYTRSGNPTRDALENAIADLEGGVRGFAFASGMAAISTAFLLLSAGDHAVVPKNVYGGTFRILTEVLGRLGIDHTFVDTTRLDEVRAAIRPNTKVIYVETPSNPTLKVSDIRAIAKIAKVHRCYTFVDNTFMTPVFQRPLQLGADLVLHSATKFISGHSDVIAGLAVAGNKELADKLYFLQNALGAVLGVQDSWLLLRGLKTLDVRIKKSAASALKIASFFSDRPEVKKVFYPGLPGHPGSKIQKQQAMSGGAVLSFELENEAAARTFVNHISLPIFAVSLGAVESILSYPPKMSHAELSEEERIKAGIGSGLLRLSVGLEDADDLIKDFTRGLTAINEKKQETVTSVN; this is encoded by the coding sequence ATGGCTGACGATTATCAGTTCCCGACCCGGATTGTCCGCGACACTGTCCGGGTAGATCCCGAGACTGGTGCGGCAAATGTTCCTGTCTATCTGTCATCCACATTTCATCAATCAGATTTTGATCACTTTGGGAAATATGATTATACACGATCAGGAAACCCGACACGTGACGCTTTAGAAAATGCCATTGCCGATCTGGAAGGAGGCGTCCGCGGTTTCGCCTTTGCCTCGGGAATGGCTGCTATTTCCACAGCATTTCTGCTTCTGTCAGCGGGAGATCATGCCGTTGTTCCCAAGAATGTCTACGGAGGAACCTTTCGTATTTTAACTGAAGTACTTGGACGTCTCGGTATCGACCACACCTTTGTCGATACAACCCGGCTCGATGAAGTAAGGGCAGCCATCCGTCCGAACACAAAAGTCATCTATGTCGAAACACCGTCCAATCCAACGCTTAAGGTCTCAGACATCCGCGCCATTGCGAAAATTGCAAAAGTTCATCGATGTTATACCTTTGTAGATAACACCTTTATGACGCCGGTCTTTCAGCGGCCGTTGCAGTTAGGTGCCGATCTGGTGCTGCACAGTGCGACAAAATTTATTTCCGGACATAGTGATGTTATTGCCGGTCTGGCCGTAGCCGGAAATAAAGAATTGGCAGACAAGCTGTATTTTTTGCAGAATGCACTGGGTGCCGTGCTCGGCGTCCAGGATTCCTGGCTGCTTTTGCGAGGCCTGAAAACACTGGATGTACGGATTAAAAAGTCGGCGGCATCCGCCTTAAAAATCGCTTCATTCTTCTCGGATCGTCCAGAAGTCAAAAAGGTATTCTATCCCGGATTACCCGGACATCCCGGCTCGAAAATCCAGAAGCAACAGGCAATGTCCGGCGGCGCCGTGCTCTCCTTCGAACTGGAAAACGAGGCGGCGGCGCGCACGTTTGTCAACCACATTTCTCTGCCGATTTTCGCCGTTAGTCTCGGCGCCGTCGAGTCGATCCTCTCCTATCCACCGAAAATGTCTCATGCGGAACTCAGCGAAGAAGAGCGAATCAAAGCTGGTATCGGCAGCGGTCTGCTCCGTCTGTCCGTCGGTCTGGAAGATGCGGATGACTTGATCAAGGACTTCACCAGGGGCCTTACAGCAATCAATGAAAAGAAACAGGAAACAGTGACCAGCGTTAACTGA
- a CDS encoding vitamin B12 independent methionine synthase, with amino-acid sequence MAITTTKTVPFRFDQVGSLLRPDELKSAREKFLSGEITRSDLTKVEDEEIRKVVAKQVNLGLKAVTDGEFRRSWWHLDFLAGLNGVETYSQHASYKFKGAKTRDTNVRFSDKVSYNPDHPFFKAFEFLNSIVPKGILAKQTIPSPTLYFRDHRDDNAVKFYASRQDFLKDLAVAYRQTIRHFYDLGCRYLQLDDTTWAFLINQIINAKSAEEKAKYEQIAKDSVTVINGALQDRPEDMTITTHICRGNFRSTFLFSGGYGPVAKYLSQLNYDGYFLEYDNERSGDFSPLGDIFTKGSDKRIVLGLVTSKFPELESEEALEKRVREATHYVPLNNLCLSTQCGFASTEEGNKLTEAEQWAKLKRVIDTAQKIWSEA; translated from the coding sequence ATGGCTATCACAACAACCAAAACAGTACCCTTTCGATTCGACCAGGTAGGCAGTCTGCTAAGACCTGATGAACTTAAATCCGCCCGCGAAAAGTTCCTTTCAGGAGAAATTACCCGGTCAGATCTGACCAAAGTAGAAGATGAAGAAATACGGAAAGTTGTCGCGAAACAAGTCAATCTCGGATTGAAAGCTGTTACGGACGGTGAATTCCGTCGCAGCTGGTGGCACCTGGATTTTCTGGCAGGGTTGAATGGTGTTGAAACCTATTCACAACACGCCAGCTATAAATTTAAGGGGGCAAAAACACGCGATACGAATGTTCGTTTCTCGGACAAAGTGTCTTATAATCCGGATCATCCTTTTTTCAAAGCCTTTGAATTTCTGAACAGCATTGTTCCCAAAGGGATTCTGGCAAAACAAACCATTCCCAGCCCCACGCTCTATTTCCGTGACCATCGCGACGACAATGCCGTTAAGTTCTATGCTTCCCGCCAGGATTTTCTGAAGGACCTGGCAGTCGCCTATCGTCAGACCATTCGCCATTTCTATGATCTCGGCTGTCGCTATCTGCAGCTTGACGATACAACCTGGGCTTTTCTGATCAATCAGATCATCAACGCCAAAAGTGCTGAAGAAAAGGCAAAATATGAACAAATTGCCAAAGACAGTGTGACCGTCATCAATGGTGCTCTTCAGGACCGCCCGGAGGATATGACGATCACTACCCATATCTGTCGCGGAAATTTCCGTTCCACATTCCTTTTCTCCGGCGGTTACGGACCGGTGGCAAAATACCTGTCGCAGCTGAATTATGATGGGTATTTCCTGGAATACGATAACGAACGGTCCGGAGACTTTTCACCGCTCGGCGATATTTTCACCAAGGGTTCGGATAAAAGGATTGTTCTTGGTCTGGTCACGTCTAAATTTCCGGAACTTGAATCAGAGGAAGCATTGGAAAAGCGCGTCAGGGAAGCGACTCATTATGTTCCGCTGAACAATCTCTGCCTGTCTACACAATGCGGGTTTGCTTCTACTGAGGAAGGGAATAAATTGACTGAAGCTGAGCAATGGGCCAAATTAAAACGTGTTATCGACACGGCTCAAAAAATCTGGTCAGAGGCCTGA
- a CDS encoding AraC family transcriptional regulator, whose translation MSDDQTEKGVAFEKMSLDDHAATPMSDNANGSLKAETIRLANLIDTHSSHDGTYAARIPGLYVNRYSRIEAADYVHTIYSPAVGIAAQGKKIITVGRDVYEYGGSRIFIAPVALPVAMKTILASPAEPFLGVGLYLDPQRIAVLVSKVYPQGLPTIRNRRAGYVMDADLALINAMARLVDCLSSPGDDHLIAPLITDEIFIRLLRSPIGVYVAETVFAESSIQRVVKAMDWLQNNFSQPFKIADLAEMVHLSESSFREHFKSVTAMSPLQYRNVLRLQEARRLMLSNQMDATTACRIVGYASDSQFSREYSRFFGSPPNRDIARWRQKRQNLN comes from the coding sequence ATGTCGGACGATCAAACGGAAAAAGGAGTTGCTTTCGAGAAAATGAGTCTGGATGATCATGCGGCCACGCCGATGTCAGATAATGCCAATGGATCGCTTAAAGCGGAAACCATCAGACTGGCTAATCTGATTGATACTCATTCTTCACATGATGGGACCTATGCCGCGCGAATCCCCGGGTTATATGTCAATCGCTATTCGCGAATAGAAGCCGCGGATTATGTGCATACCATTTACTCGCCTGCTGTCGGCATTGCAGCACAGGGTAAAAAAATCATAACTGTCGGAAGGGATGTCTATGAATACGGAGGGTCACGGATTTTTATTGCTCCCGTTGCCTTACCGGTTGCCATGAAAACCATTTTGGCCAGCCCTGCCGAACCGTTTCTGGGAGTAGGGCTATATCTCGACCCGCAAAGGATCGCGGTGTTGGTGTCGAAAGTATATCCGCAGGGCTTGCCAACGATTCGTAATCGGCGTGCGGGTTATGTCATGGATGCTGATTTGGCTCTGATTAATGCCATGGCAAGACTGGTCGATTGTCTCTCTAGTCCCGGCGATGATCATTTAATTGCCCCGCTCATCACGGATGAGATTTTCATTCGACTTCTTCGCAGCCCCATCGGCGTTTACGTTGCTGAGACCGTTTTTGCGGAATCCAGCATACAGCGAGTTGTGAAAGCAATGGACTGGCTCCAGAACAACTTCTCCCAGCCATTTAAAATCGCTGATTTGGCAGAGATGGTCCATTTGAGCGAGTCCTCTTTCCGTGAGCATTTTAAGTCCGTCACCGCGATGAGCCCCTTGCAATACCGTAATGTACTGCGTCTTCAAGAAGCCAGGCGGCTGATGTTATCCAATCAAATGGATGCGACAACTGCATGCCGAATTGTGGGATATGCGAGCGATTCCCAATTCAGCCGGGAATACAGTCGCTTCTTTGGAAGCCCGCCAAACAGAGATATCGCCAGATGGCGCCAGAAAAGACAGAATTTAAACTGA
- a CDS encoding SDR family oxidoreductase: MRVFVTGATGFIGWAVVRELMDAGHHVIGLVRSGEAAKRLIALGAEAHQGSIEDLGSLRSGAAAADGVIHTAFFHKFSHARLSTRLRIMFGGTPRQAPLRFMTAAVETDRRAIETLGTALSGRDRPLVVAMPTLTLTPNQLGTEDNAADPDSAGKLRVPSEKTTLALADQGVRSSIVRIPPLVHGDGDKHGFVPSLTDIARKKGISAYIGTGANRWPAVHHLDVAHLFCLALEKAPAGSRFHAVADEGVPFRDIAVALGQHLNLPVKSIDAKKANSHFGWLGDFASVDNPVSSALTHKRLGWRPVHPSLIEDINQGYYFQR, encoded by the coding sequence ATGCGTGTTTTTGTTACGGGAGCGACCGGATTCATCGGATGGGCGGTTGTTCGTGAACTAATGGATGCCGGCCATCATGTTATCGGCCTTGTTCGTTCCGGGGAAGCTGCCAAAAGGCTTATTGCCCTTGGTGCAGAGGCTCACCAGGGTTCAATCGAAGACCTGGGAAGCTTGCGCAGCGGTGCTGCCGCTGCAGATGGCGTCATTCACACAGCCTTCTTCCATAAGTTCTCTCATGCACGACTATCAACACGCCTGCGAATAATGTTTGGTGGAACCCCCCGTCAGGCGCCATTGCGATTCATGACGGCAGCTGTCGAGACGGACCGACGTGCCATTGAGACACTGGGTACCGCGCTTTCCGGCCGCGACCGCCCTCTTGTTGTCGCTATGCCGACACTGACCCTCACTCCCAATCAACTCGGAACGGAGGACAATGCGGCTGACCCTGATTCCGCTGGAAAATTACGCGTCCCGTCGGAAAAGACAACGCTGGCGTTAGCCGATCAAGGCGTTCGTTCCTCAATTGTTCGTATCCCTCCACTTGTACACGGTGATGGCGATAAGCATGGGTTCGTCCCGAGCCTGACCGACATCGCTCGCAAGAAGGGCATTTCAGCCTACATTGGAACTGGAGCCAACCGTTGGCCAGCTGTGCATCACCTCGATGTGGCACATCTTTTTTGCCTCGCTTTGGAAAAGGCCCCGGCAGGGTCGCGGTTTCACGCTGTTGCCGATGAGGGCGTGCCCTTTCGTGATATCGCCGTCGCCCTTGGCCAACATCTCAACCTGCCGGTAAAAAGCATAGACGCGAAAAAGGCAAATTCGCATTTCGGATGGCTGGGCGACTTCGCATCAGTCGACAACCCTGTATCAAGCGCATTAACCCATAAACGCCTGGGGTGGCGCCCCGTGCATCCCTCTCTAATTGAAGACATTAATCAAGGTTACTATTTTCAGAGATAA